The Limisphaera ngatamarikiensis genome contains the following window.
TTGTGTTGGAGGCGTTGTCGGTGCTGCTGCAGCGGGGGTATTTCCGGTACACGCGGCGGCGGACGGGCACGGGCCGACGGTTGTTTTTGATGGCGCCGTTGCATCATCACTTCGAGAAGCGGGGCTGGTACGAGAGCCAGGTGGTGACGCGGTTTTACATTTTGGGTGTGTTGTTTGCGGTGCTGGCGCTGGCGACGTTGAAGATTCGATGAATCCGCGGGTTGACTTGTGCGGTGCGGCGGGTGTGCGGCCGGGGCTGCGGCCGAAGGGCGCGGCGTCATGGTGGCGGGTTGTCGCTTGCGCCGGTGAGGAGCGGGTGTTAGAAGCAGTCGCGGGAGACCGATGTGGCCCGTCCGTGGACGGGTTGGCGGTTTGGCGCCGGCGGGTCGTGCCGGGTTGGGTTGAGGCCGGCACGGCCGGGCGGCGTGTTCTTTGGGACGGGCGTTGCGGTTGCCGGGAGTGGATCCCGGACCGCGGGTGCTCGAACGTCCGGCTACGTGAGGCGGGCACTTTGCACGGGGACGGTACGGGGGAGCGTGTCCGTGCAAGAAGAGGTACGATCCACCCCTCGATGATTCAGGTTGGGAGAGTTTTGGAGTTATGAGTGCTGACAATCCACTTCTTCCGCAGGGTTCACTGTGGGAACAGAAACAGCAGAGCCGGTCGCGGGTGCGGACGGCGTTTTTCTGTGTCCTGGCGGTGCATGTGCTGGCGATTGGGACGGTGTTGATCGTGCAGGGGTGCAAGCGCGAGGAGCCGCCGCCTGCGACGTATCCGGAGTTGTCGCCGGTGCTTCCGAGTTTTGACACGAACCTGCCGCCGGTGGTTTCGACAGAGACCCCGCCGCCGGTGGTTCAGCCCTCCACCGTGCCGGCGTTGCCCACCGTGCCGCAGCCGACGGTGAGTGCGCCGGCTCCGACGCCGGTGACGCCCTCGCCGATGGTGAGTGCGCCGGCTCCTGCTGCGCCCGCAGCGGGTGGGACGGAGTACACGGTGGTGGCGGGGGACACGTTGTATGGGATTGCGAAGAAGCATGGGGTTTCATTGCGTGCGTTGTTGGATGCGAATCCGGGGGTCGACCCGCGGCGGCTGCGTGTGGGGCAGAAGCTCGTGGTACCGGGCGGGGGCGGGTCCGGCCCGGCGGCCGTGGCTGCGCCGGCCGCGGCCGGCGGGGGCGCGTCGGCGGGTGGCGAGCAGGTGTATGTGGTGCAGTCGGGGGACAACCTGACGAAGATTGCGCGTCGGTTCGGGACGACGGTGCAGGCGTTGCGGGAGGCGAATCAGTTGCGGACCGACCGGATTCGAGTGGGTGACAGGTTGCGGATTCCCGCCGGTGCGACCAGGGCGGAGGCACCGGCGCAGGCGGAACCGCCGCCGTTCATACCGCCGGGGTTGCCTCCCGGCCAGGGACAACCCGGGCAACCGCCTTGGGGCGGCGGCGGGTATTAACGGGATTGGAAACCGGCGGCGGCGGTGATGCGGCGGATCACCGCCGCCCGTGACGAGGGACCGGCGCATGCGCGTGGCGGCCTTGGTGGTGGTGTTTTGCGTTGCCCTGCTGTTGGTGGCGGGGCTGGTGATGCTGTACAGCTCCAGCATGAGCCAGGTGGGATCTTACTACCTGGTGCGGCAATTGTGCTGGTGCGGGGCGGGTTTGTTGTTGGGCGGGTTTTTGGCGGGCGTGGATTATTTGCGGTGGCGGCGGTGGGTGTGGGTGCTGTACGGGTTGGTGGTTTTGTTGCTGGTGTTGGTGTTGGTGCCGGGGGTGGGGTTGAAGATCAACGGGGCGCGGCGCTGGCTGGGGTTGGGTGATTTTCGGTTGCAACCGTCGGAGTTGGCCAAGCCGGTGCTGGTGTTGACGCTGGCGTGGTTTGGGGATCAACGGGCGCGATGTCTGGCGTCGCTGCGCGGGATTTGGAAGCCCGGGTTGTGTGTGGGGTTGGTGGTGGGCCTGGTGTTTTTGGAACCGGACGTGGGGACGGCGGTGATGCTGGCGGTGCTGGCCGGGGTGATGCTGGTGGTGGCGGGGGCACCGTTGCGGTGGGTGATTCCGGCGGGGTTGTGTGGTGCGGTGGCGGCGGGGTTGTACGTGTGGCAGGATCCGGTGCGGGCGCGGCGTTTGGTGGCATGGTGGGCGCTGGAGGAGACGAAATTGGACAGCGGTTTTCAACCCTACCAGGCGATGCTGGCGCTGGGTTCCGGTGGTTGGACCGGTTTGGGGCTGGGCAACGGGCGTCAGAAGCTGGGATTTGTACCGGAACATTACACGGATTTCATCTTTGCCATCATCGGCGAGGAACTGGGCCTGGTGGGGACGCTGGCGGTGGTGGTGCTGTTTATGGCGCTGGTGGGCGTGGGGTTGTGGATTGCGCTGCGGGCCCGTGAACCGTTTGGGATGTTGGTGGCGGCGGGGGTGACGACATGGATTGGTTTGCAGGCGGCGATCAACATGGCGGTGGTGACGAGCTTGCTGCCGAACAAGGGTCTTCCGTTGCCCTTCATCAGTTATGGCGGCTCGAGTCTTTTGGCGGCGTTGGCGGGTGTGGGTTTGTTGTTGAGCGTGGCGCGGCGGGCAGCGCCGCAGGCATCCGCAAGGACATGGCTGCGGCGCAGGCGCAATCCGTTCCTGGAGGAGAAAGAGCCGCTGCCGGAGGCTTTGTAACGGTCATGGCGAGGTGCGCTCAACTGGAAGTGATGGGGACGCGGGAAACGGCGCCGGGGACGAGCCCGGGCAGACTGCGTGTGCCGGCGGGCATGCGTGTGGGGATTGCTTGTGGTGGGACGGGCGGGCACTTGTTTCCCGGGATGGCGGTGGCCGAACTGCTGTTGGAGGCGGGGGCTTGCGTGACGTTGTTTGTGTCGCCGAAGGAGGTGGATCGGCGCGGCGTGCGGGGGTTGCCGGGTGTGGAGGTGGTGACGTTGCCCGTGGCGGCGTGGCAGGCGGGGTCGCGCGTGGCGTGTTTGCTGGGGATGATGGGATCATGGGTTCGGGTGCGGCGGCATTTGAGGGGGGTGGCGGGGTGGGTGGTGCTGGGGATGGGCGGGTTTAGTTCGGTGCCGGTGGTGGCGGCGGCGTGGTGGTTGGGGTGTCCGGTGGTGTTGCATGAGGCGAATGCGGTTCCGGGCCGGGCCAATCGTCGGCTGGCGCGATGGGCGGAGCGGGTGTTGGTGGGGTTTGAGGAGGCGGGTCGGGGCTGGCGGGGCGTGGAGGTGCGGGTGACGGGGACGCCCGTGCGCCGGGAGATTGCGGAATTGGCAGCGTGGGACGCGGGCCGCCGGTTGGAGCGGCGTCGGGAGGTGTTGAGCGAGTTGGGGCTGGATGGGGCGAGGCCGACGGTGCTGGTTGTGGGGGGCAGTCAGGGGGCGCGGGGTTTGAACGAGCGTGTGACGGCGTGTGCCGTGAACTGGCAGGGAACGGGGCGCGGGGTACCGCAGTGGATTCATTTGACAGGTGTGCAGGATGAGGAGCGGATTCGGGGAGTGTACCGGTCGGCGGGGGTCCCTGCGGTGGTGATGGCTTTTTCGGATCGCATGGTGGATTTGCTGGTGGCGGCGGATGCGGTGGTGGCGCGGTCGGGCGCATCGTTTTTGGCGGAGCTGGCGGCGGCGCGCGTGCCCGCGGTGTTGATTCCGTTTCCGGCGGCGGTGGACGATCATCAGTGGCACAATGCGCGGTTGTATGCGGATACGGGGGCGGCGCGGCTGTTGGGCCAGTCGGAGGCCGTACCGGATCGGTTGCGACGGGAGTTGGAGTTGTTGTTGTGGGACGAGCGGGTGCGGTCGGGGATGGTGGAGGCTTTGGGGCGCTGG
Protein-coding sequences here:
- a CDS encoding LysM peptidoglycan-binding domain-containing protein, which codes for MSADNPLLPQGSLWEQKQQSRSRVRTAFFCVLAVHVLAIGTVLIVQGCKREEPPPATYPELSPVLPSFDTNLPPVVSTETPPPVVQPSTVPALPTVPQPTVSAPAPTPVTPSPMVSAPAPAAPAAGGTEYTVVAGDTLYGIAKKHGVSLRALLDANPGVDPRRLRVGQKLVVPGGGGSGPAAVAAPAAAGGGASAGGEQVYVVQSGDNLTKIARRFGTTVQALREANQLRTDRIRVGDRLRIPAGATRAEAPAQAEPPPFIPPGLPPGQGQPGQPPWGGGGY
- the ftsW gene encoding putative lipid II flippase FtsW, with protein sequence MRVAALVVVFCVALLLVAGLVMLYSSSMSQVGSYYLVRQLCWCGAGLLLGGFLAGVDYLRWRRWVWVLYGLVVLLLVLVLVPGVGLKINGARRWLGLGDFRLQPSELAKPVLVLTLAWFGDQRARCLASLRGIWKPGLCVGLVVGLVFLEPDVGTAVMLAVLAGVMLVVAGAPLRWVIPAGLCGAVAAGLYVWQDPVRARRLVAWWALEETKLDSGFQPYQAMLALGSGGWTGLGLGNGRQKLGFVPEHYTDFIFAIIGEELGLVGTLAVVVLFMALVGVGLWIALRAREPFGMLVAAGVTTWIGLQAAINMAVVTSLLPNKGLPLPFISYGGSSLLAALAGVGLLLSVARRAAPQASARTWLRRRRNPFLEEKEPLPEAL
- a CDS encoding UDP-N-acetylglucosamine--N-acetylmuramyl-(pentapeptide) pyrophosphoryl-undecaprenol N-acetylglucosamine transferase, which codes for MARCAQLEVMGTRETAPGTSPGRLRVPAGMRVGIACGGTGGHLFPGMAVAELLLEAGACVTLFVSPKEVDRRGVRGLPGVEVVTLPVAAWQAGSRVACLLGMMGSWVRVRRHLRGVAGWVVLGMGGFSSVPVVAAAWWLGCPVVLHEANAVPGRANRRLARWAERVLVGFEEAGRGWRGVEVRVTGTPVRREIAELAAWDAGRRLERRREVLSELGLDGARPTVLVVGGSQGARGLNERVTACAVNWQGTGRGVPQWIHLTGVQDEERIRGVYRSAGVPAVVMAFSDRMVDLLVAADAVVARSGASFLAELAAARVPAVLIPFPAAVDDHQWHNARLYADTGAARLLGQSEAVPDRLRRELELLLWDERVRSGMVEALGRWHRPGAAAAVVEELVVVAGRNRGTVREPRAGGKAGRG